The following coding sequences are from one Lolium rigidum isolate FL_2022 chromosome 6, APGP_CSIRO_Lrig_0.1, whole genome shotgun sequence window:
- the LOC124666491 gene encoding uncharacterized protein LOC124666491 has protein sequence METEDKTKINLETEETKERDKGSPRVSMEKEEKLFHDYRRKWEKSWSSKFGRCGRFEDTTLLSPMHFTYCAPGRNPYAASTGRTLQFYSIKVAEIKKALGLTWPLDVYGVVAARDNVDRNRNIIFLRGRDDCQTLTQKDPFLRLTGPSRAIVTRDPIHLEIELKAKGRTKSEDRVLMTDTWYYRDNYCGLCTLYTPLVTNLCTIVLSSEELEESVQATIVGVRIVEGSLPAKKKDSSPPFKYGCRVVCSSTPLNGILPDSQHITEPSFRQVVLQDGAMSVCKDGYLDLARHVVSVELGRRLKVIVYAYSRSGDIAPRGHIFFDAQKSK, from the exons ATGGAGACGGAGGACAAGACAAAAATCAACTTGGAGACAGAGGAAACAAAAGAGAGGGACAAGGGGTCGCCGAGGGTTTCcatggagaaggaagagaagctcTTTCATGACTACCGTCGCAAGTGGGAAAAGTCGTGGTCCAGCAAGTTTGGACGCTGTGGTCGATTCGAAGACACAA CGTTATTGAGTCCTATGCACTTCACATACTGTGCACCGGGACGCAACCCATATGCTGCTTCTACTGGGAGAACCTTGCAGTTCTACTCCATCAAAGTCGCGGAAATAAAAAAGGCTCTTGGGTTGACATGGCCGCTGGATGTGTACGGTGTAGTTGCTGCCCGAGACAATGTGGATCGCAATCGCAACATTATCTTCCTGCGTGGAAGGGATGATTGTCAAACGCTCACTCAAAAG GATCCATTTTTGCGCTTGACTGGTCCGTCTCGTGCAATTGTGACTCGGGACCCTATTCACTTGGAAATCGAGCTAAAAGCGAAGGGAAGAACAAAGTCTGAAGATAGAGTATTGATGACCGATACCTGGTATTACAGGGATAATTATTGTGGGTTATGTACCCTATATACCCCTCTTGTCACTAACCTTTGCACGATAGTGTTAAGCTCTGAGGAACTTGAAGAATCGGTCCAGGCCACTATTGTTGGTGTCCGTATTGTTGAAGGTAGtttacctgcaaaaaaaaaagatagttcGCCTCCTTTTAAATATGGATGTAGAGTTGTCTGCTCCTCAACACCTCTGAATGGTATATTGCCTGATTCTCAACATATTACTGAGCCCTCATTTCGGCAAGTTGTGCTTCAAGATGGAGCAATGTCCGTGTGCAAAGATGGTTATCTTGATTTGGCAAGGCATGTCGTTTCTGTTGAATTAGGCAGACGGCTCAAAGTTATTGtttatgcttactcacgatctgggGATATAGCTCCCCGCGGTCATATATTCTTTGATGCCCAAAAGAGCAAGTAA
- the LOC124665439 gene encoding V-type proton ATPase subunit c''2, producing MSSDSSSWARALVHISPYTFAAIGIAVSIGVSVLGAAWGIFITGSSLIGAAIKAPRITSKNLISVIFCEAVAIYGVIVAIILQTKLESVPTARMHDPESMRAGYAIFASGLIVGFANLVCGVCVGVIGSSCALSDAQNSTLFVKILVIEIFGSALGLFGVIVGIIMSAQATWPTKV from the exons ATGTCGTCGGACTCGTCGTCGTGGGCGCGCGCGCTCGTGCACATCTCGCCCTACACCTTCGCCGCCATCGGCATCGCCGTGTCCATCGGCGTCTCCGTCCTCGGCGCGGCATG GGGGATCTTCATCACGGGGAGCAGCCTCATCGGGGCCGCCATCAAGGcgcccaggatcacctccaagaaCCTCATCAG TGTCATCTTCTGCGAGGCTGTTGCAATTTATGGTGTAATCGTGGCAATCATTCTCCAAACAAAGCTTGAAAGTGTGCCAACAGCCCGAATGCATGATCCAGAGTCCATGCGAGCTGGTTATGCAATCTTTGCCTCAGGTCTTATTGTTGGCTTTGCTAATCTTGTTTGTGG GGTATGCGTGGGAGTAATTGGAAGTAGCTGTGCACTGTCTGATGCTCAGAACTCAACACTCTTTGTAAAGATCCTGGTGATTGAGATCTTCGGCAGTGCTTTGGGCCTGTTTGGAGTGATTGTGGGCATAATCATGTCAGCGCAAGCAACATGGCCAACGAAAGTCTAA